GCAGCATTAAATTGTGCATTGAAGAAGGATGCACAACACCTAAGCTGTAAGTCTGTTCATTAGTTTGTGAAATTATTCGTTTTAAACCTTTAAGGTTGCGTACCCCTTGCTCATAAAACTGCTTACTTAATGTAATCGCGTTACCGTTGCGACTAAGAATTAAGGAGGTAACTATTGGGAGTGGGTTGTTGTTGCCCATACCAAATGTCATTGCTAGGGGCATACCAGCAACCATTTGGGCAGCATCTAAGCGTTTGGTAGCAATATTTGATGCGATCGCTTTCCAACTTGTTTCTCTATGTAAATTAACTTCTTCAATTCCGTGCTTTTTGAAAAAGCCTTTTTCTTTAGCAACAATTAGCGGCGCACAATCTGTTAGGGGTAGAAAACCAATATCTAACGTAACTTTTTCTAGCCCTTGACGTACTTTTGTAGGACGTGATACAGGTTTACTTGCAGCTTCTTGTACTTGGCGTTTCTTAGCACGTTTTTGTTGATTTAAGAAGTAAATTATCTCGTTCCGCATTTTGTAGTAGCTGGGATGATTTACTACTTCTAAACGTTGGCGTGGGCGCGGAATATTTACATCTAAAATTTGTCCTATATGTGCTTCTGGCCCATTTGTTAACATCACAATGCGGTCAGATAGCAGTAATGCTTCGTCTACATCATGGGTTACCATGATGCACGTAAGATGACTTTCCTCGCAGATTTTCATTAGTTGTTCTTGCAAACCACCGCGAGTTAAAGCGTCTAATGCACCAAAGGGTTCATCTAATAGTAGTAATTTGGGGCGGATAGCTAAGGCGCGGGCGATCGCAACTCGTTGTTTCATCCCACCGGATAACTCACCTGGGCGCTTATCGGCTGCATGGCGCAGTCCTACTAAGTCAATGTGTTTTTGGATAATAGTTTTGCGATCGCCTCCTGGCTGATCTTTTAGTACTTGATCTACAGCTAAGGCAATATTTTCATATACTGTTAGCCAAGGTAGCAAGGAATAATTTTGAAACACCACCATTCTATCTGGGCCTGGTGATGTAATTTGTCTTCCTTCTAAGACTACTCCGCCGTGACTGGGTTTATCCAAACCAGCCACCATATTTAATAAGGTGGATTTTCCACAGCCTGAGTGTCCAATTAAGGAAATAAATTCTCCTTGATTGATTTTTAATTCAATATTTCTCAACGCTACAAATGTATCGCCGTTGGCTAGGGAGAAAATTTTATCTACATGATCGACTTCTACAAATACAGACATACTATTTTGTGATTGGTAATTAGTAATTGTTCATTGGTCATCAGTCATTGTTAATTGTTAAGACCTATGACCAAATTCAAGCAGAGATATTTAAATTTACTCGTGCAGATTTATTTTTGTTCTTCAGGAACAACTTTTGAGGCGAGAAAAGCTACCATTCTGTCTAAAAATAGACCAACAACGCCAACATAAAGCAGTGCTAAAATAATTTGGCTTAGTAATGAATTGTTGTAAGCATCCCAAATAAAGAAGCCGATGCCTACTCCGCCGACTAACATTTCTGCTGCCACAATTGCTAACCAAGATAAACCAATCCCAATTCTTAACCCTGTGAAAATATAGGGAATGGCTGCGGGAATTAAAATTTTCAAGAAATACGTTTTTTTAGATAGCCGCAAGACTTTAGAAACGTTTCTATAGTCTTGAGGAATTTGTTGTACACCAACGGTGGTATTAATAATGATTGGCCAAATTGATGTTACGAAGATTACAAAGATAGCGGAAGGATTACTTTGTTGAAAGGCAGCCAAAGAAATTGGAAGCCATGCTAACGGGGGAATGGTTCGTAATACTTGAAATATGGGGTCTAAGGCACGATAAAGGACTTTGTTTGTCCCAATCATTATCCCTAATCCAATTCCAACTATTGCTGATAATGAAAAGCCAATAGCTACTCTTTGTAAACTGGCAAATATTTGTAAACCTAAACCTTTATCAGTACCCCCGTTGTCAAAAAAGGGAAACAGGATATAAGGAAACCAAGTGTCAGTCAAGACTTGTAATGGCCCTGGTAAGCCTTTGGAGCCAGGAGGACAAAGAATTTGCCAGATTACTAAGATAACTGTGATCGCAATTATTGGCGGCACAAATACTTTGGTCTGTTTCTGTAACCAAGCTTTGAAAAAATTAGGCAGGTTTGTACTAGGAAGGCGACGTTCAGTTCTAGCTGTCATATTTTTATTGATTGGCGGTTAATGGTTAGCAAAAGTCCTAACTTATTTTTCAAAGGAATAGGATGAATAATTTATGCTGTTAGCAGCTAAAAGCTAAAAGCTAAACGCTAACAGCTAACAGCTAATTAAACTTTTTTAATTTTGAGACTGTTTAAGTACTCTTCAGGTTTTTCCGGGTCAAATTTCACGCCATCAAAGAAAGTTTCAACCCCGCGAGAACTGCTTGTGGGAATTTGAGAATCAGGAACGCCTAAAGCTTTGGCTGCTTCTTTCCACAAATCTTCTCGATTGACTTTATCTACAAGTTCTTTAGTTTTAGTGTCAGCAGGAATATAGCCCCAGCGAATATTTTCAGTTAAAAACCATAAATCATGGCTCTTATAAGGATAGGAAGCGTTATCTGCCCAAAATTTCATTAATAGTGGGCTATTTTGGACTGGTGCGCGACCATCACCATAGTCAATATTGCCTTTAGAGCGTTCGATAATATCTTTGGCTGGTACTTTAAACCACTTAGATTGCGAGACAATATTGCACATTTCCTCTTTATTTTCTGGCTTATCGCACCACTGCTGCGCTTCTTGAATTGCCATTAAAATTGCTTTGGCGGCATTAGGATTTTTATCTACCCAATCTGCACGCATAGAAAACGCTTTTTCTGGGTGATCTTTCCAAAGTTCTCCTGTTACTAAAGCGGTGTAACCTTGCGATTGGTTAACTAACTGTGCATTCCAAGGTTCACCTACACAAAAAGCTTCCATGTTGCCAGTTTTCATATTTGCCACCATTTGTGGTGGCGGAACAGGAACTACGGAAACATCTTTCACTGGATCGATACCACCTGCTGCTAACCAGTAGCGCATCCATAGATCGTGTGTACCGCCAGGGAATGTAATTGCGACTTTGAGTTCGCTTTTACCAGCAGATTTAGCTTTAGCTATAGCTTGTACCATTGGCTTACTATCTAAACCAACTTTTAAATCTTTATAAGCGTTAGAAACAGATATTGCCTGACCGTTAGTATTTAACCGCGCCAGAAGATACATTGGTACTGGCTGCTTAGTAATCTTACCCATAGTCATTAGGTAAGGCATGGGTGTTAAGATGTGTGCGCCATCAATACCACCGCCACCAGAACCTAGCTCTAAATTGTCACGAGTTACAGGCCATGAAGCTTGTTTGGTAACTTCAACATCCTTCATGCCATATTTGTCAAAAAAGCCCTTTTCTTTAGCAATAATTAGGGGTGCAGAATCAGTTAAAGCGATAAATCCTAATTTGGCAGCAGTTGTTTCTACTTTTGGCGCATTAGCTGACTGAGCGACAGCAGTAGCAGTTTTTTTACTGGTATCAACTGGGCCTGTAGAACAGCCATGTATTAATATTGTCCCTGCGGTAGCTGCTCCGGCTGTGAACAGAAATTTTCTTCTAGAAAACTGCGTCATTTTGATCACCCACTAATTCAATGCTGAGAATTTATTCAAAAAATTTGGTTGGCAAAATGCCTACGAAGGATGCACAGATGATATTTTTTTGGCGATAGTTTAGCTGTATTTCTTCACTAGACTTTTTTTGCTATCCCCCTATCTTCTCTGCCAGCCGCGAGTGATGTATTTTCGTCATCTTTCTCTTGATATAACTTATGCCTATTCAGCAAGGTAATTAGTATCTAGAGTTACAAAATGTTGCGATATATGAGGTTTACGCATAAAAATAATTGATTTTTGACATAAGTAATGGCAGATA
This genomic stretch from Oculatellaceae cyanobacterium harbors:
- the ntrB gene encoding nitrate ABC transporter permease, translating into MTARTERRLPSTNLPNFFKAWLQKQTKVFVPPIIAITVILVIWQILCPPGSKGLPGPLQVLTDTWFPYILFPFFDNGGTDKGLGLQIFASLQRVAIGFSLSAIVGIGLGIMIGTNKVLYRALDPIFQVLRTIPPLAWLPISLAAFQQSNPSAIFVIFVTSIWPIIINTTVGVQQIPQDYRNVSKVLRLSKKTYFLKILIPAAIPYIFTGLRIGIGLSWLAIVAAEMLVGGVGIGFFIWDAYNNSLLSQIILALLYVGVVGLFLDRMVAFLASKVVPEEQK
- a CDS encoding CmpA/NrtA family ABC transporter substrate-binding protein — translated: MTQFSRRKFLFTAGAATAGTILIHGCSTGPVDTSKKTATAVAQSANAPKVETTAAKLGFIALTDSAPLIIAKEKGFFDKYGMKDVEVTKQASWPVTRDNLELGSGGGGIDGAHILTPMPYLMTMGKITKQPVPMYLLARLNTNGQAISVSNAYKDLKVGLDSKPMVQAIAKAKSAGKSELKVAITFPGGTHDLWMRYWLAAGGIDPVKDVSVVPVPPPQMVANMKTGNMEAFCVGEPWNAQLVNQSQGYTALVTGELWKDHPEKAFSMRADWVDKNPNAAKAILMAIQEAQQWCDKPENKEEMCNIVSQSKWFKVPAKDIIERSKGNIDYGDGRAPVQNSPLLMKFWADNASYPYKSHDLWFLTENIRWGYIPADTKTKELVDKVNREDLWKEAAKALGVPDSQIPTSSSRGVETFFDGVKFDPEKPEEYLNSLKIKKV
- a CDS encoding nitrate ABC transporter ATP-binding protein (This model describes the ATP binding subunits of ATP-binding cassette (ABC) transporters for nitrate transport, or for bicarbonate transport, in bacteria and archaea.); its protein translation is MSVFVEVDHVDKIFSLANGDTFVALRNIELKINQGEFISLIGHSGCGKSTLLNMVAGLDKPSHGGVVLEGRQITSPGPDRMVVFQNYSLLPWLTVYENIALAVDQVLKDQPGGDRKTIIQKHIDLVGLRHAADKRPGELSGGMKQRVAIARALAIRPKLLLLDEPFGALDALTRGGLQEQLMKICEESHLTCIMVTHDVDEALLLSDRIVMLTNGPEAHIGQILDVNIPRPRQRLEVVNHPSYYKMRNEIIYFLNQQKRAKKRQVQEAASKPVSRPTKVRQGLEKVTLDIGFLPLTDCAPLIVAKEKGFFKKHGIEEVNLHRETSWKAIASNIATKRLDAAQMVAGMPLAMTFGMGNNNPLPIVTSLILSRNGNAITLSKQFYEQGVRNLKGLKRIISQTNEQTYSLGVVHPSSMHNLMLRYWLASGGIDPDKDVNLVVLPPSQMVDRLKTGEIDGYCVGEPWNSRAVYENLGFVIATDLDIWQGNPEKVLGVREDWANQYPETHLALVKALLEACEYCDHHHHRQEIMQLLCQPQYLDSLPAYTRPGFIAPYNRGTHEQPRLLPRYHQFYVDQTNCPGRVEGLWILTQLARWGLTPFPKNWIEILDRVRRVDLFGEAARQLGLPDNEPDRASFQLFDGMVFNPDDPIGYLQRLDIHREIRIEEIIIDAVNKAA